From one Brachypodium distachyon strain Bd21 chromosome 4, Brachypodium_distachyon_v3.0, whole genome shotgun sequence genomic stretch:
- the LOC100829421 gene encoding transcription termination factor MTERF15, mitochondrial, with the protein MAFALRPLPRRLLRSIHCSNPLSTSTSASPHDVHELLRIQRILNPATTTHSPQNQEHPRATTDLHDLLHRTAGLTAAEATSFLRGIPNTDRLGRLLRELRGLRLHGDEIKNALESDPDGLLSMDPGEPSRLVELLDGLRCRGAVKDRVLSHGVLWAAIAARQRVELLHAHGLNRRDALRVLSVEPRAILYDLEDVERKLEFLVNRMGFEIGWLVEYPEFLGVNLDRWIIPRHNVLEYLASVGGLGDPIEMKHYVRFSRQQFYNMFVKPYPECERIFGGLVRERKNEVRRWHPVGLWKLFKPTKHESTEEDVKNMKFVVESLH; encoded by the coding sequence atggctttCGCTCTACGGCCTCTTCcccggcgcctcctccgctctatccactgctCCAATCccctctccacctccacctccgcctctcCTCACGACGTTCACGAGCTCCTCCGCATCCAACGCATCCTCAATCCCGCCACCACTACCCACTCCCCGCAAAACCAAGAACACCCGCGAGCCACCACCGACCTGCACGACCTCCTCCACCGCACGGCCGGTCTCACCGCCGCCGAGGCTACCTCCTTTCTCCGCGGTATACCCAACACCGACCGCCTGGGCCGCCTACTCCGGGAACTCCGTGGCCTGCGCCTTCACGGAGACGAGATCAAGAACGCCCTCGAGTCCGACCCAGACGGACTCCTCTCGATGGATCCCGGTGAGCCGTCTCGCCTCGTCGAGCTCCTGGACGGGCTCCGCTGCCGGGGCGCCGTCAAGGACCGGGTCCTCTCTCACGGAGTGCTCTGGGCCGCAATCGCCGCGAGACAGCGGGTCGAGCTCCTGCACGCGCACGGGCTGAACCGGCGGGATGCGCTGAGGGTGCTCTCTGTTGAGCCACGGGCGATTCTATATGACCTGGAGGATGTGGAGAGGAAGTTGGAGTTCTTGGTGAACCGGATGGGGTTTGAGATTGGGTGGCTGGTGGAGTACCCGGAGTTCTTGGGGGTGAATCTCGACAGGTGGATTATCCCGCGGCACAATGTGCTGGAGTACTTGGCGTCAGTCGGCGGGCTTGGGGATCCCATTGAGATGAAGCATTATGTGAGGTTCAGTCGCCAGCAGTTCTACAATATGTTCGTGAAGCCGTACCCGGAGTGCGAGAGGATTTTCGGTGGGCTGGTcagggagaggaagaatgaGGTGAGGCGGTGGCATCCAGTGGGGCTGTGGAAGCTGTTTAAGCCGACGAAGCATGAGAGCACTGAAGAGGATGTGAAGAACATGAAGTTTGTTGTGGAGTCACTTCATTAG
- the LOC100829730 gene encoding uncharacterized protein At2g34160: protein MQAVRPAAREEEAQEVREVVKEEAPQEKEVAVVGEHHHHQQQSKAKGSQAAAAEEEEELVDVEADQAEADGEAEAGASAKKNRIQVSTNKKPLYFYVNLAKRYMQNYDEVELSALGMAIGTVVTVSEILKNNGLATEKKILTSTIGTKDELKGRLVRKAKIEILLCKSENFNSIMSSKKSPKSADDEIKV from the exons ATGCAGGCGGTGAGGCCGGCtgcgcgggaggaggaggcgcaggAGGTCCGGGAGGTggtcaaggaggaggcgcccCAGGAGAAGGAGGTGGCCGTGGTCGGGGAACACCACCATCACCAGCAGCAAAGCAAGGCCAAGGGCtcccaggccgccgccgccgaggaggaggaggagctggtggACGTGGAGGCGGACCAGGCGGAGGCGgacggcgaggccgaggcggggGCGTCCGCCAAGAAGAACCGGATCCAGGTCTCCACCAACAAGAAGCCGCTCTACTTCTACGTCAACCTCGCCAAG AGGTACATGCAGAACTACGATGAGGTTGAACTCTCGGCTCTGGGGATGG CAATTGGAACTGTTGTGACTGTTTCTGAGATCCTCAAAAACAATGGCTTGGCCACTGAAAAGA AGATCCTGACATCAACCATTGGAACCAAAGATGAGTTAAAGGGGCGACTCGTCCGTAAAGCCAAA ATTGAAATTCTACTGTGTAAATCAGAGAACTTCAACAGCATCATGTCCAGCAAAAAATCTCCGAAATCCGCAGACGACGAAATCAAGGTCTGA